A stretch of the Filimonas lacunae genome encodes the following:
- a CDS encoding Crp/Fnr family transcriptional regulator has protein sequence MGAVLSFSQDIDGFELLFRHWEAKAGSVLYPEERLCIREKLQEKRLRRRQYFLQEGDVCRYMAFLLRGAARMFSVDENGLEHTMGFWVEGDWMMEEESFYLQTSSIYNIEMMEDSRVLLLNYADLGVLMAEFPVVGKALRMAELARHFACRSRLHMAIKLSAAERYEDFHNTHPGYIHRFPQTMIASFLGVSAETLCRVRRKKKMPVPALL, from the coding sequence ATGGGTGCTGTACTATCATTTTCACAGGACATAGATGGCTTTGAGTTACTGTTCCGGCACTGGGAAGCAAAGGCGGGCAGTGTATTGTATCCGGAAGAGCGTCTGTGTATTCGTGAAAAGTTGCAGGAGAAAAGGCTGCGCCGTCGCCAGTACTTTTTGCAGGAGGGAGATGTGTGCAGGTATATGGCTTTCCTGTTAAGGGGAGCAGCCAGGATGTTTTCGGTGGATGAAAATGGGTTAGAGCATACCATGGGGTTTTGGGTAGAGGGAGATTGGATGATGGAGGAAGAGAGTTTTTACCTGCAAACCAGTAGCATTTATAACATTGAGATGATGGAAGATAGCCGGGTGTTGTTATTGAATTATGCTGACCTGGGTGTGCTGATGGCTGAATTTCCGGTAGTGGGTAAGGCTTTGCGCATGGCAGAACTGGCCCGGCATTTTGCGTGCCGCAGCCGTTTGCATATGGCTATTAAACTGTCTGCGGCGGAACGTTATGAGGACTTCCACAACACGCATCCCGGCTATATTCATCGTTTTCCACAAACCATGATTGCATCTTTTTTGGGTGTGTCGGCCGAAACATTGTGTCGCGTGCGCCGGAAGAAAAAGATGCCGGTACCTGCATTATTATAA
- a CDS encoding helix-turn-helix domain-containing protein — MMLMKADKIVSCYIGPQISPEQFVEEHFFLYLIKGTMHGYDGHKHYTLKAGECCVVKKNHLVRYNKLPENDHFEKTVVILDKTFLQQFAQRHPQQPVSNTSHAAFVPISKNEMLPAFLQSLSAYLDKDGKIDPVFANVKREELLLILLKYHPALAHTLFDFGAPEKIDLEAFMNRNFRFNVAVQRFAYLTGRSLTSFKKEFEQIFNTTPSRWLVQKRLQEAYFLMDKKGRSASDVYLEVGFEDLSHFSFAFKKQFGFAPTKLKAQHQ, encoded by the coding sequence ATGATGTTAATGAAAGCCGATAAAATAGTATCCTGTTATATTGGGCCACAAATTTCGCCGGAGCAATTTGTGGAAGAGCATTTCTTTTTATACCTGATAAAAGGAACTATGCATGGCTATGATGGGCATAAACATTATACATTAAAGGCTGGGGAGTGCTGCGTGGTAAAGAAGAATCATTTAGTGCGGTATAATAAGCTGCCGGAGAATGACCACTTTGAAAAAACAGTGGTGATATTGGACAAAACATTTTTGCAACAGTTTGCGCAACGGCATCCGCAACAACCTGTTAGTAACACTTCCCACGCAGCATTTGTACCTATTTCTAAAAATGAAATGCTGCCTGCCTTCCTGCAGTCGCTTAGTGCTTACCTGGATAAGGACGGAAAGATAGATCCTGTTTTTGCGAATGTAAAACGCGAAGAGTTATTGCTGATACTATTGAAATATCACCCTGCTTTAGCGCATACACTATTCGATTTTGGCGCGCCTGAGAAAATAGACCTGGAAGCTTTTATGAACCGCAACTTCCGGTTTAACGTGGCTGTTCAGCGTTTTGCTTATCTCACAGGCCGTAGTCTTACCAGCTTTAAAAAGGAGTTTGAGCAAATTTTCAACACTACGCCGAGCAGGTGGCTGGTGCAAAAAAGGTTGCAGGAAGCTTATTTTCTCATGGATAAAAAGGGGCGAAGTGCTTCTGATGTGTACCTGGAAGTGGGGTTTGAAGACTTATCGCATTTTTCCTTCGCCTTTAAAAAGCAGTTTGGTTTTGCTCCCACAAAGCTGAAAGCGCAGCATCAGTAG
- a CDS encoding SDR family oxidoreductase, translating into MTGDKYVLVTGGTGFVASHCLLQLLQKGYQVKTTVRSLNRKQEVLDMLTTGGITSFRNIQFIEADLTSDNNWAEAVKDCAYVLHVASPIHLHLPTHEDEMIRPAVEGTLRVLKAARDAGVKRVVMTSNFGAVGYSHKDPSTLITEDSWTNPNEKGLSAYNKSKVLAERAAWDFIEREGRQLELTVVNPVGIFGPSLSGKLSAGFELLKNVMDGTMKAIPKLELAIVDVRDLADLHIRAMEAPGAKGQRFLALSGGTITLPEIAGLLKARMPEIGAGISSKTLPDWVVRVAALFNAKAKALAPMLGINRKASNAKAKSVLGWQPRSKEEALLASAGSLIKYGAIKTVHKP; encoded by the coding sequence ATGACAGGCGATAAATATGTATTAGTTACGGGTGGAACTGGTTTTGTGGCTTCTCATTGCCTTTTGCAGCTTTTGCAAAAGGGGTACCAGGTAAAAACTACGGTTCGCTCTTTGAACCGGAAGCAGGAGGTGTTGGATATGCTTACCACAGGTGGCATTACTTCCTTCCGGAATATTCAGTTTATAGAAGCAGATCTTACCAGCGATAACAACTGGGCCGAAGCGGTGAAAGATTGTGCGTATGTATTGCATGTGGCTTCACCTATACACTTGCATCTGCCCACGCATGAGGATGAAATGATACGCCCGGCGGTAGAGGGTACGTTGCGTGTGTTGAAGGCTGCCAGGGATGCAGGTGTAAAGCGGGTGGTGATGACCTCTAATTTTGGCGCGGTAGGATATAGCCATAAAGACCCCTCCACACTCATCACCGAAGACAGCTGGACAAACCCCAACGAAAAAGGCTTATCAGCTTATAACAAATCTAAAGTATTGGCCGAACGGGCTGCCTGGGATTTTATAGAAAGAGAAGGCCGCCAGTTGGAGCTTACTGTAGTAAACCCGGTAGGTATTTTCGGACCATCCCTTTCGGGCAAGTTGTCTGCTGGTTTTGAGTTGCTTAAAAACGTGATGGATGGTACTATGAAAGCGATACCCAAACTGGAATTAGCCATTGTAGATGTGCGGGATCTGGCGGATTTACATATACGTGCTATGGAAGCCCCTGGTGCAAAAGGACAACGCTTTCTGGCCTTATCGGGTGGTACCATCACCTTGCCGGAAATAGCCGGGTTACTAAAAGCGAGAATGCCGGAAATAGGTGCTGGTATTTCTTCTAAAACATTACCGGATTGGGTGGTGCGTGTGGCGGCTTTGTTCAATGCAAAAGCCAAAGCGCTGGCTCCTATGTTGGGTATTAACCGCAAAGCCAGCAATGCGAAGGCTAAAAGCGTGTTAGGCTGGCAGCCGCGTAGTAAGGAAGAAGCTTTGCTGGCATCTGCCGGAAGCCTGATAAAATATGGCGCTATTAAAACAGTACATAAGCCGTAA
- a CDS encoding carboxymuconolactone decarboxylase family protein, translating to MKTIHVPTKEQVSEPAQQLFAAISKKMGKVPNLYATIGYSAPALKGLLEFEEAFSHSTFTAKEREGINLVVSQVNSCDYCLAAHTMLATLKGFNSEEIINMRKGFSTNTQFQTVLQLAQSIAENKGTADTAIKNAFFDAGYTETDLIDLIGLITVRTFTNYVYALTEIPIDFPQAPAL from the coding sequence ATGAAAACTATCCATGTACCTACAAAAGAACAGGTAAGTGAACCCGCCCAGCAGTTATTTGCAGCTATTAGTAAAAAAATGGGTAAAGTACCTAACCTGTATGCCACTATAGGATATTCAGCACCGGCCCTTAAAGGACTTCTTGAATTTGAAGAAGCATTTAGCCATAGCACCTTTACCGCCAAAGAACGCGAAGGCATTAACCTGGTTGTTTCGCAGGTGAACAGTTGTGATTATTGTCTTGCTGCTCACACCATGCTTGCAACTCTTAAAGGATTTAACAGCGAGGAAATCATAAACATGAGAAAAGGATTCTCGACAAACACCCAATTCCAAACCGTGTTACAGCTGGCACAATCAATAGCAGAAAACAAAGGCACAGCAGACACTGCCATTAAAAACGCTTTTTTTGATGCCGGTTATACAGAGACTGACCTTATAGATCTTATTGGCCTTATCACCGTGCGTACCTTCACCAATTATGTGTATGCCCTTACGGAAATACCAATCGACTTTCCACAGGCACCGGCACTTTAA
- a CDS encoding L-dopachrome tautomerase-related protein, giving the protein MKRTYLAGITSIVLLLISCHNPTATNTLEQKKAQDTIKTTPTSATLEQVFADSTYQLTGVAVAPGGRLFTNYPYWLDTHSYSVAEVVNGQPVPYPDATWNSFKKGDNGQNKFVCVQSVVADDKGYLWVVDAAGIGLSSVYAHSNKVVKINLATNVVEKIYRFPENVAGANVYLNDIRIDNTNGFAYMTSSSGGGIVVLNIQTGTSRFVLGNSSTVKSDTSYHFSPNGKALLKADGTALTVNSDGIALTPDNQWLYFKPLTDNKLYRISTTLLRDFTTPFKTLDEKVEDLGKFVTTDGMIFDKAGNLYLGDLEQNSIIKITPDLTMHTLLQDNNNLRWPDSYSISEDGYLYISCSQIQYMPWFHQQDEIKRPFKIFRLKI; this is encoded by the coding sequence ATGAAACGTACATATTTAGCAGGTATAACATCAATAGTATTATTACTCATCTCCTGCCATAATCCAACAGCAACCAATACCCTTGAGCAAAAAAAGGCACAGGACACTATTAAAACCACACCAACCTCCGCAACACTAGAGCAGGTGTTTGCAGATAGCACCTATCAGTTAACTGGTGTGGCTGTAGCACCTGGCGGCAGATTATTTACCAACTATCCTTACTGGCTTGACACACACAGTTACTCCGTTGCAGAAGTTGTGAACGGACAACCTGTTCCCTACCCTGATGCCACATGGAACAGTTTTAAAAAAGGAGATAATGGACAAAACAAGTTTGTATGCGTACAGTCTGTTGTAGCAGACGACAAAGGATACCTGTGGGTAGTAGACGCGGCAGGCATTGGTTTAAGCAGTGTATATGCCCATAGCAATAAAGTAGTTAAAATAAATCTGGCTACTAATGTGGTAGAAAAGATATACCGCTTTCCAGAAAATGTAGCAGGTGCCAATGTTTACTTAAACGATATAAGAATAGACAATACCAACGGCTTTGCCTATATGACCAGTTCTTCCGGCGGTGGCATTGTAGTATTGAATATCCAAACCGGAACTTCACGCTTCGTACTGGGTAATTCATCCACAGTAAAATCAGATACCTCCTATCACTTTTCACCCAATGGCAAAGCGTTACTGAAAGCAGACGGCACCGCATTAACGGTAAATTCTGATGGCATTGCCCTTACACCAGACAACCAATGGCTTTACTTTAAACCACTTACCGATAACAAATTGTACCGGATAAGCACTACGCTGTTGCGTGATTTTACCACGCCATTCAAAACACTGGACGAAAAAGTAGAAGACCTGGGAAAATTTGTAACCACTGACGGGATGATATTTGACAAAGCCGGCAACCTGTACCTTGGCGATCTGGAACAAAACAGCATTATAAAAATTACACCCGACCTCACCATGCACACATTGCTACAAGACAACAACAATCTGCGCTGGCCCGACAGTTATAGCATTTCAGAAGACGGGTACCTATACATATCCTGTTCGCAAATACAATACATGCCCTGGTTTCATCAACAGGATGAAATAAAAAGACCCTTTAAAATTTTCCGTTTAAAAATCTAA
- a CDS encoding L-dopachrome tautomerase-related protein → MKNIITSFGLLFMQVAGAQNVQHFNLQSLPAKQMNELLTRSTISGQSGTIGYFTYQKGAVVPTHQHTNEQYSLITQGSVSVLVNGKETIVKAGEGIIIPPNIAHSFTALEDNTIDIDFFTPARMDWLAGTDNYYTATPVKKDTLPWNGKITRPEVYATVNNAVGNITFTPQGELVYSHHPFFNPDIRVMKYNAQSKSSVPFPNLEWNTPRSTDDQYLSSVLGIRNDANGIIWMLDMGQRNNITPKMVGWNTRTNQLERIYYIPASALVPESQPNDMMVDTKHGVFVIADEGIGNGGDGSKAALIIIDMKTGAAKRLLQGTRTTMPENTPTIINGKHLAINNKDLLVGCDGITADANFQWLYYAPLNGTKVYRVQMSDLLNTQLNSNTLDAKVETYASKPNNGGLSIDINGNLYLTSMETNSVTVILAKDRSVHELVADDNLLWPDGVSYNAVDGYMYVSAAQVHLGAVFNNGQNKAKAPFYIYRFHPLAAGVPFK, encoded by the coding sequence ATGAAGAATATAATAACAAGCTTTGGATTACTGTTTATGCAGGTTGCCGGGGCGCAAAATGTTCAGCATTTTAACTTACAAAGTTTGCCAGCTAAGCAAATGAACGAGTTACTTACCCGAAGCACTATCTCCGGCCAGTCTGGCACTATTGGTTACTTTACTTATCAAAAAGGTGCGGTAGTGCCCACACACCAGCACACTAACGAGCAGTACTCCCTTATTACCCAGGGTAGTGTCAGCGTATTAGTCAATGGAAAAGAAACTATTGTAAAAGCCGGAGAAGGCATTATTATACCGCCCAACATTGCACACAGCTTTACAGCCCTGGAAGACAACACTATTGACATTGACTTTTTCACACCGGCACGTATGGATTGGCTGGCAGGAACCGATAATTATTATACGGCAACGCCGGTAAAAAAAGATACGCTGCCATGGAATGGTAAAATCACCCGCCCCGAAGTGTATGCCACCGTAAACAATGCTGTTGGCAATATCACTTTTACACCGCAGGGCGAACTGGTTTACAGCCACCACCCCTTTTTCAATCCTGACATCCGGGTAATGAAATATAACGCCCAAAGCAAAAGCAGCGTGCCCTTCCCTAACCTGGAATGGAACACTCCCCGCAGCACAGACGACCAGTATTTGAGCAGTGTACTAGGCATACGCAATGATGCCAACGGCATTATCTGGATGCTGGACATGGGGCAGCGTAATAACATCACTCCTAAAATGGTGGGCTGGAATACCCGCACCAATCAACTGGAACGCATCTATTATATCCCGGCATCTGCACTGGTTCCGGAATCGCAGCCGAATGATATGATGGTAGACACTAAACATGGCGTGTTTGTAATTGCCGATGAAGGTATAGGCAACGGCGGCGATGGCTCTAAAGCAGCGTTGATTATTATAGATATGAAAACAGGGGCTGCCAAACGTTTGCTGCAAGGCACCCGAACTACCATGCCCGAAAACACGCCCACCATCATCAACGGAAAACACCTGGCCATCAATAATAAAGACCTGCTGGTGGGTTGCGATGGCATTACCGCCGATGCCAATTTTCAATGGCTGTATTATGCGCCGCTCAACGGCACAAAAGTATACCGTGTGCAAATGAGCGACCTGCTGAATACACAACTCAACAGTAACACACTGGATGCAAAAGTGGAAACCTATGCCAGCAAACCCAACAATGGCGGCCTGAGCATTGACATTAACGGAAACTTATATCTCACCAGCATGGAAACCAACAGCGTTACCGTAATATTAGCCAAAGACCGCAGCGTACATGAACTGGTAGCAGATGATAACCTGCTTTGGCCTGATGGCGTTAGCTACAACGCTGTTGACGGCTACATGTATGTATCTGCCGCACAGGTGCATTTAGGCGCTGTATTTAATAACGGACAAAACAAAGCCAAAGCCCCGTTTTACATCTACCGTTTTCATCCACTGGCTGCCGGCGTGCCTTTTAAATAA
- a CDS encoding enoyl-CoA hydratase/isomerase family protein has translation MIFTTNKISNAYWKISINNPPINLFDTEFSKQLMVLMDEMENNENLKAVVFETANPDFFVAHVELIHANEFPKGTGKTGLSIAWPDMAKRLEQAPFVSIASIRGRARGLGSEFIQAFDIRFASKEKAFFGQPEIGIGAFPGGGGLERLHLLTGKARALEIILSGEDYPAELAAQYGWVNRAIPDAELDSFVDHFAARIASFDKQAITAIKSIMNRNATLPVNDHIMDTQTQFFAALQWPEAHQRIKTLFGKGLQQHGEVELNLGKYL, from the coding sequence ATGATTTTTACAACCAATAAAATAAGCAACGCTTATTGGAAAATCAGCATTAATAATCCACCTATCAACCTGTTTGACACAGAATTCTCCAAACAACTGATGGTATTGATGGATGAAATGGAGAACAACGAAAACCTAAAGGCGGTGGTTTTTGAAACTGCTAACCCTGATTTTTTTGTAGCGCATGTGGAGCTGATACACGCCAATGAATTTCCTAAAGGCACAGGGAAAACAGGGCTTTCTATTGCCTGGCCCGATATGGCCAAACGGCTTGAGCAGGCTCCTTTTGTAAGCATTGCTTCTATCAGGGGAAGAGCCAGAGGGTTAGGCAGCGAATTTATACAGGCTTTTGATATCCGATTTGCCAGTAAAGAAAAAGCCTTCTTTGGTCAACCCGAAATAGGCATTGGTGCGTTTCCCGGCGGTGGCGGATTAGAGCGTCTGCATCTGCTTACAGGTAAAGCACGGGCGTTGGAAATAATACTAAGTGGCGAAGACTACCCTGCGGAACTGGCGGCTCAATATGGCTGGGTAAACCGTGCTATCCCCGACGCGGAACTGGATAGCTTTGTGGATCATTTTGCTGCCAGAATAGCTTCCTTTGATAAACAAGCTATCACTGCTATCAAGTCTATCATGAACCGCAATGCAACGCTGCCCGTGAACGACCATATTATGGATACGCAAACACAATTCTTTGCCGCGCTGCAATGGCCGGAAGCCCACCAAAGAATTAAAACCTTGTTTGGAAAGGGTTTGCAACAACATGGAGAGGTGGAATTAAACCTGGGAAAATATCTCTGA
- a CDS encoding NADP-dependent oxidoreductase has protein sequence MKAIVLKGPGGTDQLEYRELDIPAIQPGEVLVKVKAISINPVDIKVREGHGVYAALKSANPLILGWDISGVVTESKSELYKAGDEVFGMVNFPGHGKAYAEYVAAPAEHLALKPANISFEEAAAATLVALTAWQALVTYGKVQKGQKVLIHAAAGGVGHIAVQIAKHLGATVTGTSSQANKAFVLSIGADYHIDYKGYNWMAQQPEYDFVLDTVGGDNIHNSIAVAQNGGTVISIPTGLHEDVTSKAKERNIHAQFMLVKSNGAEMQQIAALLTQGILKPHVSQTFSFDQMKEAHLQIATGKTIGKILVKP, from the coding sequence ATGAAAGCAATTGTATTAAAAGGCCCGGGAGGAACTGATCAATTAGAATACCGCGAGCTGGACATTCCGGCCATCCAACCCGGTGAAGTGCTGGTAAAAGTAAAGGCCATCAGTATTAACCCGGTAGACATTAAAGTGCGCGAAGGACATGGTGTGTATGCCGCTTTAAAAAGCGCCAATCCTTTAATTCTCGGCTGGGACATTTCAGGCGTAGTAACGGAAAGTAAAAGCGAGTTATATAAAGCAGGGGACGAAGTATTTGGCATGGTAAACTTTCCGGGACATGGCAAAGCTTATGCGGAATATGTAGCAGCACCTGCCGAACACCTGGCGCTGAAACCCGCCAACATTTCTTTTGAAGAAGCCGCCGCCGCTACCCTGGTAGCTTTAACAGCCTGGCAGGCTTTGGTTACCTACGGCAAAGTACAGAAAGGACAAAAAGTGCTGATACATGCAGCTGCCGGTGGTGTAGGCCATATTGCCGTGCAGATAGCCAAACACCTGGGCGCTACCGTAACCGGCACTTCGTCGCAGGCAAATAAAGCCTTTGTACTAAGCATTGGCGCTGACTATCATATTGACTACAAAGGCTATAACTGGATGGCGCAGCAACCTGAATACGATTTTGTATTGGATACGGTAGGTGGCGATAACATCCATAATTCCATAGCTGTAGCCCAAAACGGCGGTACTGTTATCAGCATTCCTACCGGCCTGCATGAAGATGTAACCAGTAAAGCAAAAGAAAGAAACATACATGCCCAGTTTATGCTGGTAAAATCGAATGGTGCAGAGATGCAACAGATTGCTGCGTTATTAACGCAAGGCATTTTAAAACCGCATGTATCGCAAACGTTTTCTTTTGATCAGATGAAAGAAGCGCACTTGCAGATTGCAACCGGCAAAACCATTGGCAAAATACTGGTAAAGCCTTAA
- a CDS encoding SDR family NAD(P)-dependent oxidoreductase, translating into MSKVVFITGASKGFGRLWTEALLKRGDKVVAAVRNIAALKELVDKYPDNLLPLRLDVDKREDVFATVAEAIGWFGRIDVVINNAGFGLFGITEEATEQQARQQMDTNFFGSLWVVQAILPIMRKQRSGHIIQVSSYLGITTLPMLGLYNASKFAVEGMIETISKEVGHLGIRTTLIEPNGFATDWAGASAAVISGDITDYDVVRASSEDSGGDPSFWGKPAATVEPLLKIIDHPHPPERLLLGRVAYESVYRFYTWRLQEIEAWKQVSIAAHGH; encoded by the coding sequence ATGTCGAAAGTTGTTTTTATAACCGGCGCTTCCAAAGGTTTTGGAAGGCTGTGGACAGAAGCGTTGCTGAAACGCGGCGATAAAGTAGTAGCCGCCGTGCGCAATATAGCAGCGTTGAAAGAACTGGTGGATAAATACCCGGATAACTTATTGCCGCTGCGCCTGGATGTAGACAAACGCGAGGATGTTTTTGCTACGGTGGCCGAAGCTATTGGGTGGTTTGGGCGTATAGATGTGGTGATTAATAATGCCGGGTTTGGTTTGTTTGGCATAACGGAAGAAGCTACCGAACAGCAAGCCAGGCAGCAGATGGATACCAATTTCTTTGGCTCGCTATGGGTGGTGCAGGCTATACTACCTATCATGCGCAAGCAAAGAAGTGGCCATATTATACAGGTATCCAGTTACCTGGGCATTACCACTTTGCCTATGCTGGGGCTGTACAATGCATCTAAGTTTGCTGTGGAGGGCATGATAGAAACTATCAGTAAAGAGGTGGGCCACCTGGGCATCAGAACCACGCTGATTGAGCCGAATGGTTTTGCCACAGACTGGGCAGGGGCATCCGCTGCTGTAATCAGCGGTGATATAACGGATTATGATGTGGTGCGTGCTTCTTCGGAAGATTCGGGTGGTGATCCCTCTTTTTGGGGAAAGCCTGCTGCTACTGTAGAGCCGTTGCTAAAAATAATTGACCATCCACACCCACCCGAAAGATTATTGTTAGGGCGTGTGGCCTATGAAAGTGTATACCGGTTTTATACCTGGCGCTTGCAGGAAATTGAGGCCTGGAAGCAGGTGAGTATAGCTGCTCACGGCCATTAA
- a CDS encoding alpha/beta fold hydrolase: protein MDLFVSAPTQYIEVDGVSFAYRRFGKLGGVPVVGFQHFTGTLDNWDPIIMNGLAKQREVIVFDNKGVGNSGGVTPDSVYAMTQDAIRFIEQLGITQMDVLGFSLGGFIAQQLAVLRPALIRKIMIVGAAPQGAKALHSFPDLIQRAMQLAPAERFLFIFFTPTEASREKGRAALARLQWRVEDRDKATSDAAVMAQLKAITAWGTDAVSIDVTRIKHPVLVVQGSNDDMMDSSSSYTLFQQLPNALLSCYPDAAHGSFFQYPHLFVHEALYFLDHY from the coding sequence ATGGATTTATTTGTTTCTGCGCCTACCCAATATATAGAAGTGGACGGCGTATCATTTGCCTACCGCCGGTTTGGTAAGCTGGGTGGTGTTCCGGTAGTAGGTTTTCAGCATTTTACAGGCACGCTGGATAACTGGGATCCTATTATTATGAATGGCCTGGCTAAACAACGGGAGGTGATTGTTTTTGATAACAAAGGGGTAGGTAATTCGGGTGGCGTAACGCCGGACAGTGTATATGCTATGACACAGGATGCTATCCGTTTTATTGAACAACTGGGCATTACGCAAATGGATGTGCTGGGCTTTTCGCTGGGTGGTTTTATAGCACAGCAGCTGGCGGTATTGCGTCCGGCGCTTATTCGTAAAATAATGATCGTTGGTGCTGCTCCGCAGGGGGCTAAGGCATTGCATTCTTTTCCTGACCTGATACAAAGGGCTATGCAATTAGCGCCGGCAGAACGTTTCCTGTTTATTTTCTTCACGCCTACAGAAGCCAGCCGTGAAAAGGGCAGGGCTGCGCTGGCACGTTTACAGTGGCGCGTGGAAGACCGGGACAAGGCCACTTCCGATGCGGCAGTGATGGCGCAGCTGAAGGCCATCACGGCCTGGGGCACAGATGCGGTAAGCATTGATGTTACGCGCATTAAGCACCCGGTATTGGTAGTGCAGGGCAGCAATGATGATATGATGGATAGCAGTAGTTCTTATACGTTGTTTCAGCAGTTGCCCAATGCGCTGTTGAGTTGTTATCCGGATGCGGCGCATGGATCTTTTTTCCAGTATCCGCACTTGTTTGTACATGAAGCGCTTTATTTTCTCGATCACTATTAA
- a CDS encoding TetR/AcrR family transcriptional regulator: MSKGDATRQMIVEKAAPIFNIKGMAATAMSDIMEVTGLSKGSMYNHFQDKEMLVSAVVDYNLHSYAGKIRAAIGPEKTAVKKLFAFIDLLGTPLSPIIEGGCPVLNFGTEADDTHPSVATKLNAMIELCENALAGIIKEGIQQKEFDADWNYKEFAVIMFSMMEGGHILSRIAGNNNRMKLISKTLKAMIKQHVIQ, from the coding sequence ATGTCTAAAGGAGATGCTACACGACAGATGATTGTGGAGAAAGCTGCCCCTATATTTAATATAAAAGGGATGGCAGCCACCGCCATGAGCGACATTATGGAAGTGACCGGCTTATCTAAAGGCAGCATGTATAACCACTTCCAGGACAAAGAAATGCTGGTGTCGGCAGTAGTAGATTATAACCTGCATTCTTATGCAGGCAAAATAAGAGCAGCCATTGGCCCTGAGAAAACGGCAGTTAAAAAACTGTTCGCTTTTATAGATCTGCTCGGCACCCCGCTGTCACCCATTATAGAGGGCGGATGCCCGGTACTCAATTTTGGAACAGAAGCTGACGACACCCACCCCAGCGTTGCAACTAAGCTAAATGCCATGATAGAGTTGTGTGAAAATGCATTGGCAGGCATTATTAAAGAAGGGATACAGCAGAAAGAATTTGATGCGGATTGGAACTATAAAGAGTTTGCTGTTATAATGTTTTCTATGATGGAAGGCGGGCATATATTAAGCAGGATTGCCGGTAATAATAACCGGATGAAACTGATAAGCAAAACACTGAAAGCAATGATTAAACAACATGTAATACAATAA